One segment of Macaca fascicularis isolate 582-1 chromosome 4, T2T-MFA8v1.1 DNA contains the following:
- the LOC102144416 gene encoding MHC class I polypeptide-related sequence B isoform X2: MATRTLFLLLSGVLALTQICAELHSLRYNVTVLSRDGSVQSEFLAEGHLDGQPFVCYDRETRRARPQGQWAEAVVGDQETEDLTENAQDLRRTLTHIEGQKGGLHSLQDIQNCEIYEDGSTGGSRHFYYDGERFLSLNLATQEWTVAQSSRAQTLAMNFWKEDTMKTNTHYRAMRADCLKKLRRYQKSRVAVRRTVPPMVNVTHGEASEGNITVTCRASGFYPGNITLTWRQDGVSLSHDAQQWGDVLPDRNGTYYTWVATRIRQGEEQRFACYMEHSGNHSTYPVPSGKPPVLQSERLNLLYVLAAVAVAITAFIIICVHRCKKKKTSAAEGPELVSLQTLDQHPVGTGDHRDATQLGSQPLMSAPGSTGSTEGA; encoded by the exons AGCTCCACAGTCTTCGTTACAACGTCACGGTGCTGTCCCGGGATGGATCTGTGCAGTCAGAGTTTCTTGCTGAGGGACATCTGGATGGTCAGCCCTTCGTGTGCTATGACAGGGAGACGCGCAGGGCAAGGCCCCAGGGACAGTGGGCAGAAGCAGTCGTGGGAGACCAAGAGACCGAGGACTTGACAGAGAATGCACAGGACCTCAGGAGGACTCTGACTCATATTGAGGGCCAGAAAGGAG GCTTGCATTCCCTCCAGGACATTCAGAACTGTGAGATCTATGAAGATGGCAGCACCGGGGGCTCCCGGCATTTCTACTACGATGGTGAGCGCTTCCTCTCCCTAAACCTGGCGACTCAGGAATGGACAGTGGCCCAGTCCTCCAGAGCTCAGACCTTGGCTATGAATTTCTGGAAGGAAGATACCATGAAGACCAACACACACTATCGCGCTATGCGGGCAGACTGCCTGAAGAAACTACGGCGATATCAGAAATCTAGGGTGGCCGTCAGGAGAACAG TGCCCCCCATGGTGAACGTCACCCACGGCGAGGCCTCAGAGGGCAACATCACCGTGACATGCAGGGCTTCCGGCTTCTATCCTGGGAATATCACACTGACCTGGCGTCAGGATGGAGTATCTTTGAGCCATGACGCCCAGCAGTGGGGGGATGTCCTGCCTGATCGGAATGGAACCTACTACACCTGGGTGGCCACCAGGATTCGCCAAGGAGAGGAGCAGAGGTTCGCCTGCTACATGGAACACAGCGGGAATCACAGCACTTACCCTGTGCCCTCTG GGAAGCCACCGGTGCTTCAGAGTGAACGGCTAAACCTTCTGTATGTtcttgctgctgttgctgttgccattacagcatttattattatctgTGTTCATCGTtgcaagaagaagaaaacatcagCGGCAGAGGGTCCAG AGCTCGTGAGCCTGCAGACCCTGGATCAACACCCGGTTGGGACGGGAGACCACAGGGATGCCACACAGCTCGGATCTCAGCCTCTGATGTCAGCTCCTGGGTCCACTGGCTCTACTGAGGGTGCCTAG
- the LOC102144416 gene encoding MHC class I polypeptide-related sequence B isoform X1, protein MGLGRVLLFLGRVLLFLASIFSFTRPGAAAELHSLRYNVTVLSRDGSVQSEFLAEGHLDGQPFVCYDRETRRARPQGQWAEAVVGDQETEDLTENAQDLRRTLTHIEGQKGGLHSLQDIQNCEIYEDGSTGGSRHFYYDGERFLSLNLATQEWTVAQSSRAQTLAMNFWKEDTMKTNTHYRAMRADCLKKLRRYQKSRVAVRRTVPPMVNVTHGEASEGNITVTCRASGFYPGNITLTWRQDGVSLSHDAQQWGDVLPDRNGTYYTWVATRIRQGEEQRFACYMEHSGNHSTYPVPSGKPPVLQSERLNLLYVLAAVAVAITAFIIICVHRCKKKKTSAAEGPELVSLQTLDQHPVGTGDHRDATQLGSQPLMSAPGSTGSTEGA, encoded by the exons ATGGGACTGGGCCGGGTCTTGCTGTTTCTGGGCCGGGTCTTGCTGTTTCTGGCCAGCATATTCTCTTTTACACGTCCGGGAGCCGCTGCTG AGCTCCACAGTCTTCGTTACAACGTCACGGTGCTGTCCCGGGATGGATCTGTGCAGTCAGAGTTTCTTGCTGAGGGACATCTGGATGGTCAGCCCTTCGTGTGCTATGACAGGGAGACGCGCAGGGCAAGGCCCCAGGGACAGTGGGCAGAAGCAGTCGTGGGAGACCAAGAGACCGAGGACTTGACAGAGAATGCACAGGACCTCAGGAGGACTCTGACTCATATTGAGGGCCAGAAAGGAG GCTTGCATTCCCTCCAGGACATTCAGAACTGTGAGATCTATGAAGATGGCAGCACCGGGGGCTCCCGGCATTTCTACTACGATGGTGAGCGCTTCCTCTCCCTAAACCTGGCGACTCAGGAATGGACAGTGGCCCAGTCCTCCAGAGCTCAGACCTTGGCTATGAATTTCTGGAAGGAAGATACCATGAAGACCAACACACACTATCGCGCTATGCGGGCAGACTGCCTGAAGAAACTACGGCGATATCAGAAATCTAGGGTGGCCGTCAGGAGAACAG TGCCCCCCATGGTGAACGTCACCCACGGCGAGGCCTCAGAGGGCAACATCACCGTGACATGCAGGGCTTCCGGCTTCTATCCTGGGAATATCACACTGACCTGGCGTCAGGATGGAGTATCTTTGAGCCATGACGCCCAGCAGTGGGGGGATGTCCTGCCTGATCGGAATGGAACCTACTACACCTGGGTGGCCACCAGGATTCGCCAAGGAGAGGAGCAGAGGTTCGCCTGCTACATGGAACACAGCGGGAATCACAGCACTTACCCTGTGCCCTCTG GGAAGCCACCGGTGCTTCAGAGTGAACGGCTAAACCTTCTGTATGTtcttgctgctgttgctgttgccattacagcatttattattatctgTGTTCATCGTtgcaagaagaagaaaacatcagCGGCAGAGGGTCCAG AGCTCGTGAGCCTGCAGACCCTGGATCAACACCCGGTTGGGACGGGAGACCACAGGGATGCCACACAGCTCGGATCTCAGCCTCTGATGTCAGCTCCTGGGTCCACTGGCTCTACTGAGGGTGCCTAG
- the LOC102144416 gene encoding MHC class I polypeptide-related sequence B isoform X3, translating to MNFWKEDTMKTNTHYRAMRADCLKKLRRYQKSRVAVRRTVPPMVNVTHGEASEGNITVTCRASGFYPGNITLTWRQDGVSLSHDAQQWGDVLPDRNGTYYTWVATRIRQGEEQRFACYMEHSGNHSTYPVPSGKPPVLQSERLNLLYVLAAVAVAITAFIIICVHRCKKKKTSAAEGPELVSLQTLDQHPVGTGDHRDATQLGSQPLMSAPGSTGSTEGA from the exons ATGAATTTCTGGAAGGAAGATACCATGAAGACCAACACACACTATCGCGCTATGCGGGCAGACTGCCTGAAGAAACTACGGCGATATCAGAAATCTAGGGTGGCCGTCAGGAGAACAG TGCCCCCCATGGTGAACGTCACCCACGGCGAGGCCTCAGAGGGCAACATCACCGTGACATGCAGGGCTTCCGGCTTCTATCCTGGGAATATCACACTGACCTGGCGTCAGGATGGAGTATCTTTGAGCCATGACGCCCAGCAGTGGGGGGATGTCCTGCCTGATCGGAATGGAACCTACTACACCTGGGTGGCCACCAGGATTCGCCAAGGAGAGGAGCAGAGGTTCGCCTGCTACATGGAACACAGCGGGAATCACAGCACTTACCCTGTGCCCTCTG GGAAGCCACCGGTGCTTCAGAGTGAACGGCTAAACCTTCTGTATGTtcttgctgctgttgctgttgccattacagcatttattattatctgTGTTCATCGTtgcaagaagaagaaaacatcagCGGCAGAGGGTCCAG AGCTCGTGAGCCTGCAGACCCTGGATCAACACCCGGTTGGGACGGGAGACCACAGGGATGCCACACAGCTCGGATCTCAGCCTCTGATGTCAGCTCCTGGGTCCACTGGCTCTACTGAGGGTGCCTAG